Proteins from one Deinococcus budaensis genomic window:
- a CDS encoding VWA domain-containing protein: MSFLWPWALLGLLALPLLVWGYLRALPRPARTAALHPDLALLAQASRRPRPLRRHLPALLYLGALTLALLALARPTAPLPLPDNRTAVMLVIDVSRSMEAEDIAPSRFVAAQEAARNFVKSLPEGARVGLASFAGYAVLNTPPTARHERVLAAIDGLGLARRTAIGDGLLEGLNALPERGPDAPAAGGERPQAAIVLLSDGRNNSGSEPLDAAARARQLAVKVYTVGLGTENGDPGGVPWGGFLGGFDAETLRQIATTTGGRYFEARSADQLSSIYRSLGRSLGWTVQPREVSGLLAALAGLLLLASLAVSELLVRRIL, from the coding sequence ATGAGTTTTCTGTGGCCCTGGGCGCTGCTGGGCCTGCTGGCGTTGCCGCTGCTGGTATGGGGCTACCTGCGTGCCTTACCCCGGCCCGCCCGCACGGCGGCGCTGCATCCCGACCTCGCGTTGCTCGCGCAGGCCAGCCGCCGCCCACGTCCGCTGCGGCGGCACCTGCCCGCGCTGCTGTACCTCGGCGCACTTACGCTGGCGCTGCTGGCGCTGGCCCGGCCCACCGCCCCGTTGCCGCTCCCCGACAACCGCACCGCCGTGATGCTGGTCATCGACGTGTCGCGCTCGATGGAAGCCGAGGACATCGCGCCCAGCCGCTTCGTGGCCGCGCAGGAGGCGGCGCGCAACTTCGTGAAGTCGCTCCCCGAAGGCGCCCGGGTGGGCTTGGCCTCCTTTGCCGGGTACGCCGTGCTCAACACCCCGCCCACCGCCCGGCACGAGCGGGTGCTGGCGGCCATCGACGGCCTGGGGCTGGCCCGGCGCACCGCCATCGGCGACGGCCTGCTCGAAGGGCTGAACGCCCTGCCCGAACGCGGCCCCGACGCGCCTGCTGCGGGCGGCGAGCGCCCCCAGGCCGCCATCGTGCTGCTCTCGGACGGGCGCAACAACAGCGGCTCCGAACCGCTCGACGCCGCCGCCCGCGCCCGGCAACTGGCGGTCAAGGTCTACACCGTCGGGCTGGGCACCGAGAACGGCGATCCTGGCGGCGTGCCCTGGGGCGGCTTCCTGGGCGGCTTCGACGCCGAGACCCTGCGGCAGATCGCCACGACCACCGGGGGCCGCTACTTCGAGGCCCGCTCGGCCGATCAGCTCAGCTCCATCTACCGCAGCCTGGGCCGCTCGCTGGGCTGGACCGTGCAGCCGCGCGAGGTCTCGGGACTGCTCGCCGCCCTGGCGGGCCTGCTGCTGCTGGCGAGTCTAGCCGTCTCCGAACTGCTGGTGCGGCGCATCCTGTGA
- a CDS encoding TrmB family transcriptional regulator → MSAVIHLQALGLTEYEARAYTALLALGRAVPARVARQAGIPRPKIYETLERLEGRGLAARMGQNPLEYAPLSAREYLARARRSFDDRLGALDRDLSRLAPDPAPEAVYHLYGEAAIRSLCEDLTLNARRSVYMAGESSLADRLERLTPRGVALHRAALTGLPSIAAVGQRAFLLARDGEAAVIAHFIDEGGHGEAHGVHTHNPVVIHLIEGYVGLAAQQGSGPGGALTS, encoded by the coding sequence ATGAGTGCCGTGATCCACCTGCAAGCGCTCGGGCTGACCGAATACGAGGCCCGCGCGTACACCGCGCTGCTGGCGCTGGGCCGCGCCGTGCCGGCCCGGGTGGCCCGGCAGGCGGGCATTCCCCGGCCCAAGATCTACGAGACGCTCGAACGCCTCGAAGGCCGGGGCCTGGCGGCGCGGATGGGGCAAAACCCGCTGGAATACGCGCCGCTCAGCGCCCGCGAGTACCTGGCGCGCGCCCGGCGCTCCTTTGACGACCGCCTGGGCGCGCTCGACCGTGACCTCTCGCGGCTGGCGCCCGACCCTGCCCCCGAGGCCGTCTACCACCTCTACGGCGAGGCCGCGATCCGCAGCCTCTGCGAGGACCTGACCCTGAACGCCCGCCGCAGCGTGTATATGGCGGGCGAGAGCAGCCTGGCCGACCGTCTGGAGCGCTTGACGCCCCGGGGGGTGGCGCTGCACCGCGCCGCGCTGACCGGGCTGCCCTCCATCGCGGCGGTGGGCCAGCGCGCCTTTTTGCTCGCCCGCGACGGCGAGGCGGCCGTGATCGCCCATTTCATCGACGAGGGCGGCCACGGCGAGGCGCACGGGGTCCACACCCACAACCCGGTCGTGATTCACCTGATCGAGGGCTACGTGGGGCTGGCTGCGCAGCAGGGGAGCGGCCCGGGTGGGGCGTTGACAAGCTGA